TGCCCGCGTTCATCGAAAACGCACGGCTCCTGCTGGACAAGGGCTTCAACGTGATCGTGAACTACGTGGTGCATCCCGACCTGCTGGACCGCTATCACGAGGACGCGGCCCGTTTCGCTTCCCACGACATCCGCATCACGCCCCGGCCCTTCAAGGGCAGACACGAGGGCAGACGGTATCCCGAGGCATACGGAGAACAGGGCCGGGCCGTATTTGCGGACTTTCCGGAACAGGGACGCAAGATCGCCTACAATTTCGAGGGCATCCCCTGCTCGGCCGGACGCACTCTGCTGCGCATGGAACCGGACGGCACCGTGTTCCGCTGCCCGGGCGACAAGACCGTGCTCGGCAACGTCATGGAGGACGTGACCCTGCTGGATGGCGACGAACCGTGCCGGGTGCGGCGCTGTCCGTGCCGAGGGCTGGATCACCTCCGGCTGGAACCGTTTCAGCAGCACATGGTGAACGGGGTGCAGTACCTTGTGGTGGGCGACCCGGAAAACGCGCGTGCCGAGCTGGAACAGGCGGATTCGCTGCGCCCCGGACTGGGGCAGGTACTCAACAATCTGGGCGTTGCCGCATGGAAGCAGGGCCAACGCGGCGAGGCTGCGGACCTGTTTGCGCGCGGTCTGGATGCGGCTCCGGAGTCCGAGACCCTGCGCGCCAATCTTGCGGGCATACTGGATCCGGCCCCGGATTTCGAACCGGGCATCAGCCTGCGCATCGTGCCAACTGCCTGAACACACGGAAATAGTATCCTCAAGAGTATAAAATATTCAACCTTCTTAAACCTTTTGTAGACAGAAATTCGTCATGCAGGTAACGTGCTGGCTACTTCCGGAGGGAATGGGAGCCCTGTGGAAAAACAGAAATGAACCAGCCCGCGCCCCTGGCGCGTGATTCCATATGCACGAACCCGGCACCTACGATATCCTGATGTATTCCCACGACACCTATGGTCTGGGGCACATCCGGCGCACCATGGCCATCGCCCGGCACCTTGCCGAACCCGGGGTGAACATCCTCATCGTCACGGGCTCGCCCATTGTGGGCCGGTTCTCCTTTCCACAGGGCATCGATTTCGTGCGCATGCCCGGCATGATAAAAAAAGCAATTCCCTGTATGTGCCCCACTCCATCAAGGTGGACCCCAAGCACGCCATTTCCATCAGGAAAAACATCATCTCGGCCACGGCAAAAACCTTCAAGCCCGACCTGTTCATCGTGGACAAGGTGCCCACAGGGCTGAAGAACGAGGTCATGCCCACCCTGAAATGGATGCGCAAGCACCTGCCCTGCTCCAAGGTCGTATGCGGCCTGCGCGACGTGCTGGACAGTGCGAAAAGCACACGTGCGGAATGGAAGCGCAAGAAATTCGCAGATGTGCTGCGCGAGCTGTACAGCGAAGTCTGGGTCTACGGAGAGCAGTGCCTGTATGACGCGATCGAACAGTACGCCATTCCCGAGGACATTGCGGCCAAGACCGTGTTCACGGGCTACATTCCGCGCAAGCGGCCGGGCAGACGCAACGGCCGGAAAAAGGCCAAACAGGTGCTCGTGACCATCGGGGGCGGTGGCGACGGATACGACGTGCTGGACACGTATCTGCGCATGCTGGAGTCCAACGGCACCGTGGACTTCGAAACCCTGATGATCACCGGACCGTTTCTGGCCCCGAGCAAGCTGGACGAGCTGGCGGACCGCGCCCGGGCCGTGCGGGTACGCATCACCCCGTTCGTCAAGAACATCGAGAAGAAGATGTCGCTGGCCGACGTGGTGGTGAGCATGGGCGGCTACAACACCATGTGCGAGATACTTTCCCTGCGCAAACCCGCGCTGGTCATCCCGCGCGACATGCCGCGCGAGGAACAGCTCATCCGGGCCCGGGTATTCCGGGAACGCGGCCTGTGCGACTACATCAGGTGGGGCGAGGTCACGCCCGAACGCATGCGCGAAAAACTTGACACCCTGCTCAACCGCCCCGAACCCTACATCGACGCCATCAGCAATTTTCCCATGACCGGGCTGGATGTGATGCGCGAGCGCATAGCCCGGTTCCGCGAGGAATGTTCATGACCCGACATCCGGATTCCGACGGGAATTCCGCTGGTACCCTCGGCATGGTCCTGAAGGGGTACCCCCGCATTTCCGAGACCTTCATATCCAATGAAATACGGCTGCTGGAGCGGATGGGATTCCGTATCCACATCTTTTCCATGCGCGCGCCGCGCGAGAACTTCACCCACGATTCCATCAGGGAGATCAGGGCCCGGGTCACGTATCTGCCGGAAACCATGATCAAGGGGCTGCCCGCGCTCCTGCGCCAGACCTTCCGGTTCGCCCTGCGCCATCCGCGCCGATTCGGCAAGGGGCTGGCCCTGATGCGCACGCGATTCGCGCTGGCCCCCAAGGTGCATACATGGGTCAAGCACATCCTTCAGGGCGCATATCTGGCCCAGACCGTGGAGGACGAGCACATCGATCTGGCGCACCTGCACGCACATTTTGCGCACACCCCGACCACGGTGGCCATGTACGCGGCCATCTTCACGGATGTGCCGTTCAGTTTCACGGCCCATGCCAAGGATATCTATACGCAGGACCCGCGCCGCATTCTGGACAAGCTGGACATGGCCAGATTCGTGGTCACCTGCACGAAATACAACGAGCTGCACCTGCGTACCATCTGCCACAATGCCAGGCCGGTGCACTGCGTGTACCACGGCATCAATCTGGACCTGTTCTCGCCCAACGGCAAATCCGTGCAGGCAATGCCACCCTACGACATCCTGACCGTGGCCAGATTCGTGCCGAAAAAGGGACTGGACACGGTGCTGCGCGCCCTGAAGCTCCTGCGCGATCAGGGCATGGACTTCCGCTACACACTGGTGGGCGAAGGCACGGAACAACCGCGCATCACGGCCCTGATTCACGATCTCGGACTGGAGCACGTGGTCTCCCTGCCCGGCACCATCACGCATGATCAGGTCATCCGACTGCTGCACACTGCGGACTGCTTTGCCCTTGGCTGCCGCGAGGCCGAGGACGGGGACCGGGACGGCATTCCCAACGTGGTGGCCGAGGCCATGGCCGTGGGCGTTCCGGTTGCCGCAACCACGGTATCCGGCCTGCCGGAGATGGTGGAACACGAATCCACGGGCCTGCTCTGCGCCCCGAACGACCCCGCAGCCCTGGCCGCCAACATCCGCCGCATTCTGGAAGACGCGCCCCTGCGCGCCCGCCTCATCCCGGCCGGCATCGACAAGGTCCGCGCCGTGTTCGACAACAAGCAGCTCATCCGCGAGCTCGGCGAAATCTACGCGGCACACGGCGTGCCGAGAGCCGGGAACTGACGGACTGTTGGAAACCAAATCCCGGCAATCCGTTCACATGAATCATGGCGATTGATAGACAGACACATTGTTTTGTTGTATTCGATCGTCGTTTTTCAATATTTCCTTTGACTTCTTCTTGACCGCAAATCGAATGGTACGTCAGGCAATGCCGCTGACCTCATGATCCCAACAGGTATTCCTACTCATCGCAAGGAGTTGAAAAGTGCCCAACCAGATAAAACGCCTGACCATATTTTTCATACCATGTCTGGCCTTTTGTTTTCTGCTCGGATGTTCCAATGCGAAAAAGGAAAGAGAGGCTTGGGTTCTCACCAATTCGTTGGCAACACGCGATGCATACGAATCCTATATAAGAGAATTCCCTGAGGGTATTCATGTGGTCGATGCATCATGGAAACTGCTGAGCATGAAAGGCTCCGAGCAATCATACAGGAATTTTCTGTCGATGTATCCCGACAGCCAATACAGGGAGGATGCCCTGTGGGCAATTGCCCGGGAATCTCGCGACGTACGGGATTATGAGAAATATCTGGATGAATTCAAGCATGGAAAATACTCGGGCGAATGCACCTGGCTCATTGCCAAAGAGATCAATACCGTCGAATTGTACGAACAAGTGGCGGAATTGATTCCCGCCAGATTTCAAGACAAGCTGAAATCAAATCTGAGCAGACTCTATGAAGAGATGCTCGAATCCCAACTGGCCAGCATCGGCAGAGCAATCGTCGACAAATGTTTTCTTGGCGGACAAAACATTGATTGCTACGCAAAAAACATCACTCGCGTCGGCAAGGACATATTCAAGGCAGATGTAAGAATCGATTGGAATGGAGCCATATTCCGATCCAACATTCACGATACCAAAGGAAATCTTCTTTTCAATGCGGACACCAGGGAATACTACTACTCAAACGATTCCGAAACCTGCTACCCCGGCATGGCCATAGAGCTAAAGAACACCACCTCGCATACCGTGCAGCTTTGGCTTGCCTATTACAGCCCGATGGATTCCGACAAACTGCTCTCCGATGGCATTTGGGAAATTCCTCCGGGCAAGTATATGACATTCTCCTCCAACGGCTTCAAAGTCTCCACTTCCCGAAGAGGCTTTTTCTACTATGCCAAGTCCAAGGATGGAAGTCGTGAATGGGCAGGAGACAATCGCATTGAGGTAAACGGACAGACTCGAAACATGCGCGTCCACAACATGAAGCAGGAAGACAATGAACTCTGCGTTGTCCTGAGATGATTCGCGTCCTGACGGCAATGGCCTCAAGTGAGGCAGGAGCACAGGGACTCACTCCGACACAAACAAGAAAAACGGCCCGGCATCTCGCGAGATGCCGGGCCGTTTCGTTTTCTACAGGTCCATGCGGGCTACTTGAAAAAGGGGTTGTGTTCCTTTTCCTCGCCGGCCTTGGTGGCCGGGCCGTGGCCCGGAAGGAGCACGGTTTCCTCGGGCATGGTGAAGATGTGGGTGCGGATGGAGTTCATGAGATCCTGCGTATTGCCGCCGGTGTAGTCGGTGCGGCCCACGGAGCGGGCAAAGATCAGGTCGCCCACAAAGGCCACGCCTTCGTCCGGGAAATGGAAGGTCACGCTGCCCGGGGTATGGCCCGGGGTGGGCAGGACCACGCACTTGCAGCCCAGAAATTCCTGTTCGCCCAGTTCGAGCGGGGTGTAGGTGAATTCCTTTTCCAGTTCGGGATACCCCATTTCCCAGCCGTTGCGCACCTCTTCCTCGATCAGGAAGGCGTCCTTTTCATACACCAGCACCTCGGCTCCGGTCTCGTCGGCCAGTCTGGTCGCGCCGTAGAAATGGTCGAGATGGATGTGGGTGATGAGCACGTGCGTCAGTTCCAGACCTTCGGACTTGATGAGCTCCAGCACCTTTGCCGGATCGTCGCCCGGATCGATGAACACGGCCTTTCCATTGTCGGAAAGCAGGAAACCATTGGTCTGCAACGGGCCAAGGGGAATGATCCGAATCTGCATTATCTCTCCTCGAAAAGCTTATCCTGAATAAAGACGCCAACATGGATTGCGGAGCAAGGTTGATTTCCCTGCCGCCCGACGAATGGCGTCACGATTGCCGGAAGACATGATTGTCATGAAAATCCGTGCTTCCGGGCCTGCGTTCGGACCGGACAATCCATGTGGTACGGGCTACAATAGATATTCCCGAGCCAAGGTCAACGCACTTTTTGCTGTACGCTCGTTCGCTTGAACCGCAGAAATGCTAGCTCCAGCGTTCCATGACCCGTTCCAGCTCCCTGTCATGGCCGGGCAGCATGTAGCAGCCCAGAAGCTGGAAATAGTACTTCATGGTCAGACTGACAGCGGTTTCCCTGTCCAGTTCGCCGCTGCGCACGTCCTGCAGAATGGATTTGAAGACCCGGAGGCTCACGTCGAGAAAATCCACGGTGCCTTCGGTGGTGAAGAACCCTTCTTCCACGCAATAGTCCATCATGACCCGGTTGCGCGCATACATGTTGTTGATGTTGAAGAACTGGTTGAACGGCCTGGGCCAATCCTGCACCACCTTTTCCGGAAAAAGATCATAGTACTGGTGCGTGTATTCCTCAAGTTTTTCATCGCTGTGCGTAAAAAAGATCAGTTCGTACACTTCGGGATCGGCAAACGCGAACTCGGAAAAACATTTGCAGATGGCCATGTACCATTCGATGGAGTTCTCGCATTTGGCCAGATACGCGGGCAATGCCGCATGATACTCGTCCAGATAACTCATGGTGGCCAGGAAGACCAGATGCGGCAGATTGTCGAAATAATTGTAGAGGGTCGCGCTGGAATATCCTGCAATATCCGACGCCTTGCGGATCGTTACCGCATCGATGCCCTCTTTCTCGATGATCTCCCTGGCCGCTTCGATAAAGAACTTTATGGTGCGCTGCTGCTTGAGCTTCAGTCTGTCCTGAGATGTCTGCATGGCTTTCTTCAATACCTTTTATACTCTTCTCTCACATTCACAACAAACACTAGCCTGATAACATCTACTCGATTTCTTTTCCACGAAATCCCGGTCAAGGACCGAAATCAGAGCTTCCATCAGCACTCCGGAGGCTAATACTGCGCAAGTTGAGACTTCCCTGAAAGGGAGTGGTTTCGCCATGCGCGAGCATGGCAGATTTGCGGGATTTGGTTTTGCGTGCAACCATCTTCACGCCCTGCGCCTGACGAACGTACGGCACAACACGATCCAGCACACAGGGAACCCCTTCTCCCCGAAACATTGCGACCGCCATGGAAAAACCGACGTTGTCGATTCGGCTCCGCGGCCGCCCGCACATGCCGCTGCAATGCTGCTCCGGCCCCCCGACCGGATTGACGCGCGTCTTGCCCGTCCTGCCGGGCAAGACACACGATATTTTATATGTTATTCTTTTTTCTATCTTTTGTCAAAGTCGGCCAAGACCGGCTTTCCCAAATACGTTCCGACAGTGAACGCGATCAGCGCGGCCAATGTGGTGGGCACGATGGCGTGCCGCACCCCCATGGCCGGTTTCAGGATGCTGAGGGCAAAGAAGGTGCCGCAGCCGACCACGATGGAGGCCACGGCCCCGGTCGCATTGGCGCGCTTCCAGTACAATCCCAGCACGATGGGCCACAGGAACACGGCTTCCAGCCCGCCGAACGCGAACAGGTTGATCCAGACCAGCAGGTCCGGCGGCTCGATGGCCGCGAAAAAGACCATCAGCCCGATGACCGCCGTGGAAATCAGGCTCATGCGGCGCAGGCTGACCGGGGTCATGCGCGAGGCATCGCCCTTGAGCCTGTAGTGCACGTACAGATCCTTGATGATCGCGGCCGAGGCCAGCAGCAGCATGGAGTCCACCGTGGACATGATGGCCGCAAGCGGCCCGGCAATGAACACGCCCGCCCATGTCGGTGACAGCAGCTCCACGATCAGGGTGGGCATGGCCAGATCGCCCGCAGGCAGATTCGGAAACACCGCCCTGCCCAGCGTTCCGGCCAGATGCGCGCACAGGATCATGAACCCGATGATCAGGGTGCCGATGATCATGGCGTCGTGCATGGCGCGGGAGTCCCGATAGGCCATGCATCGCTGCGTGGTCTGGGGCAGGCCCAGCACGCCAAGGCCCACCAGCACCCAGAACGAGAGAATGAATGGCTGGGGCACGGCATTGTCCGGCCCGGTCGGCGTGATCAGTCCGGGATCGATGCTCTTGAGCGTGGCAACGCACTGCTCCATGCCGCCGCCAGCCTCGATCACGGCCATGAGCACGACCACCACGGCCACGACCATGACCATGCCCTGAATCGCATCGGTCAGGACAACGGCCCGAAATCCGCCGATCGCCGTGTACACGACCACGGTAATGCCGAACAGGACCAGTCCCACGATGTACGGATATCCGGTCACGGACTGGAACAGACGCGCGCCGCCGATGAACTGGGCGAGCATGGCGGCCATGAAGAACACGAGCAGGGCCACGGAACAGAGCACCACCACGGTGTCGCTTTTGAACCGGGCGCGCAGAAAATCCGTGAGGGTCACGGAATTGGTGCGCCGGGCCTCCATGGCGAACCGCTTGCCCAGCACGCCCAGCGTCAGAAAGGTGGTAGGCACCTGAATCATGGCCAGCAGAACCCAGCTCAGGCCGAGACGATAGGCCACGCCCGGGCCGCCCACGAAGCTGCTCGCGCTGGTGTAGCTGGCGATGATGGTCATGGCGAGCACGAACCCGCCCATGGACCTGCCGCCGATGAAGTAGTCCTCGAGAAATCCCTGCGAGGAACTGCTTGCTGCTGCCTTTTTTCTGGCCCACAGGGCCACGGCAAAGGAAAGGACCAGATACAGTGCCACCGGAATCATGATTTCCGAATTCGCGGTCATATGGCGTCCCTCCCGCGCCCGGTCTCCTCGGGCGGCACGCTCCCGTCGGGATCGCCGGACTCGCCGTCAAGCGGCATGTCCCTGTAGAAAAGGCGTACCATGGCCCAGAGCAGCAGCGTGATGAGCGGATAGCCCACGATGCAACTGTAGAAGAACCATTCGGGCAGTCCCAGAACATAGGCATACTGTTCCGGGTCGCTGTCGCCGAGTCCATAGGCGAACGCGTACCACCAGATGAAGTACAGACCGTACGCGCCAAGGGCGAGCAGGGCCTCCTTGTTGGCCTGGGCGTAACGCCAGTCCTGCTTTTTCTCTCTCATAACGCAATTCCTCACGGGGTGCGGGCAAGGTTGTTCCCGGCTCCGGACAAAAAATACAGGCAACGTCGGAGAACGTTGCCTGTATCAGTTTTCGTCATGGTGCGGGTGTGTGCAAGTGTCGTCGCGCGGCAAAGCTCCCGTTTCTCCTCAGCCCGGGGCTGGAGAAAGGGTCGTTCTCAGTAATGCTCCTCGGCATGGTGCCTTCGAGCTTGCATGGCTGCATTCACGGACACTTGGGTACCCTTCTTTGCGTCGGGCTGTCTAGCCGTAACGGTATTCAACGCCGAACGTGCCGTTCGGGTATTCCCATTTGCGGAGGATGGTATTTCCGCACAGGATGCGGCAGGTGCCGCATTCCAGACAGCCTGCGTAGTCGAAGTGGATGTTGCCGCTCTCGTCCTTCTTGTACAGACCGGCGGGACATGCGGCTTCGAGCTTGGCGAACTCCTTGGGATCGGGATTCTCCACGAGTTCGATATGC
Above is a window of Pseudodesulfovibrio tunisiensis DNA encoding:
- a CDS encoding radical SAM protein, with the protein product MNPHVPVNNLLWNMTRKCNFRCEYCYFPHDNTPVETTLPVERILDFLSATNEKWTVGMTGGEPFIYPKFVDICAALSAEHRIAVDTNLSVSSKVRDFAERIDPDRVDDLYVALHIAERERVKGVPAFIENARLLLDKGFNVIVNYVVHPDLLDRYHEDAARFASHDIRITPRPFKGRHEGRRYPEAYGEQGRAVFADFPEQGRKIAYNFEGIPCSAGRTLLRMEPDGTVFRCPGDKTVLGNVMEDVTLLDGDEPCRVRRCPCRGLDHLRLEPFQQHMVNGVQYLVVGDPENARAELEQADSLRPGLGQVLNNLGVAAWKQGQRGEAADLFARGLDAAPESETLRANLAGILDPAPDFEPGISLRIVPTA
- a CDS encoding glycosyltransferase family 4 protein — encoded protein: MTRHPDSDGNSAGTLGMVLKGYPRISETFISNEIRLLERMGFRIHIFSMRAPRENFTHDSIREIRARVTYLPETMIKGLPALLRQTFRFALRHPRRFGKGLALMRTRFALAPKVHTWVKHILQGAYLAQTVEDEHIDLAHLHAHFAHTPTTVAMYAAIFTDVPFSFTAHAKDIYTQDPRRILDKLDMARFVVTCTKYNELHLRTICHNARPVHCVYHGINLDLFSPNGKSVQAMPPYDILTVARFVPKKGLDTVLRALKLLRDQGMDFRYTLVGEGTEQPRITALIHDLGLEHVVSLPGTITHDQVIRLLHTADCFALGCREAEDGDRDGIPNVVAEAMAVGVPVAATTVSGLPEMVEHESTGLLCAPNDPAALAANIRRILEDAPLRARLIPAGIDKVRAVFDNKQLIRELGEIYAAHGVPRAGN
- a CDS encoding tetratricopeptide repeat protein, with the translated sequence MPNQIKRLTIFFIPCLAFCFLLGCSNAKKEREAWVLTNSLATRDAYESYIREFPEGIHVVDASWKLLSMKGSEQSYRNFLSMYPDSQYREDALWAIARESRDVRDYEKYLDEFKHGKYSGECTWLIAKEINTVELYEQVAELIPARFQDKLKSNLSRLYEEMLESQLASIGRAIVDKCFLGGQNIDCYAKNITRVGKDIFKADVRIDWNGAIFRSNIHDTKGNLLFNADTREYYYSNDSETCYPGMAIELKNTTSHTVQLWLAYYSPMDSDKLLSDGIWEIPPGKYMTFSSNGFKVSTSRRGFFYYAKSKDGSREWAGDNRIEVNGQTRNMRVHNMKQEDNELCVVLR
- a CDS encoding MBL fold metallo-hydrolase — protein: MQIRIIPLGPLQTNGFLLSDNGKAVFIDPGDDPAKVLELIKSEGLELTHVLITHIHLDHFYGATRLADETGAEVLVYEKDAFLIEEEVRNGWEMGYPELEKEFTYTPLELGEQEFLGCKCVVLPTPGHTPGSVTFHFPDEGVAFVGDLIFARSVGRTDYTGGNTQDLMNSIRTHIFTMPEETVLLPGHGPATKAGEEKEHNPFFK
- a CDS encoding TetR/AcrR family transcriptional regulator, producing the protein MQTSQDRLKLKQQRTIKFFIEAAREIIEKEGIDAVTIRKASDIAGYSSATLYNYFDNLPHLVFLATMSYLDEYHAALPAYLAKCENSIEWYMAICKCFSEFAFADPEVYELIFFTHSDEKLEEYTHQYYDLFPEKVVQDWPRPFNQFFNINNMYARNRVMMDYCVEEGFFTTEGTVDFLDVSLRVFKSILQDVRSGELDRETAVSLTMKYYFQLLGCYMLPGHDRELERVMERWS
- the panF gene encoding sodium/pantothenate symporter is translated as MTANSEIMIPVALYLVLSFAVALWARKKAAASSSSQGFLEDYFIGGRSMGGFVLAMTIIASYTSASSFVGGPGVAYRLGLSWVLLAMIQVPTTFLTLGVLGKRFAMEARRTNSVTLTDFLRARFKSDTVVVLCSVALLVFFMAAMLAQFIGGARLFQSVTGYPYIVGLVLFGITVVVYTAIGGFRAVVLTDAIQGMVMVVAVVVVLMAVIEAGGGMEQCVATLKSIDPGLITPTGPDNAVPQPFILSFWVLVGLGVLGLPQTTQRCMAYRDSRAMHDAMIIGTLIIGFMILCAHLAGTLGRAVFPNLPAGDLAMPTLIVELLSPTWAGVFIAGPLAAIMSTVDSMLLLASAAIIKDLYVHYRLKGDASRMTPVSLRRMSLISTAVIGLMVFFAAIEPPDLLVWINLFAFGGLEAVFLWPIVLGLYWKRANATGAVASIVVGCGTFFALSILKPAMGVRHAIVPTTLAALIAFTVGTYLGKPVLADFDKR
- a CDS encoding YhdT family protein; translation: MREKKQDWRYAQANKEALLALGAYGLYFIWWYAFAYGLGDSDPEQYAYVLGLPEWFFYSCIVGYPLITLLLWAMVRLFYRDMPLDGESGDPDGSVPPEETGRGRDAI
- a CDS encoding 4Fe-4S dicluster domain-containing protein; the protein is MSDAVNVDVKLGVNKFFVDEGNPHIELVENPDPKEFAKLEAACPAGLYKKDESGNIHFDYAGCLECGTCRILCGNTILRKWEYPNGTFGVEYRYG